The Cololabis saira isolate AMF1-May2022 chromosome 5, fColSai1.1, whole genome shotgun sequence genome segment ttagaatattgtgataaagtcctttattttctgtaatgcaattaaaaaaaactaaaatgtcatacattctggattcattacaaatcaactgaaatattgcaagccttttattattttaatatggctgattatgacttacagtttaagattaagattcccagaatattcaaattttttgagataggaaatttgagttttcttaagctgtaaaccatcatcagcaatattaaaataataaaaggcttgcaatatttcagttgatttttaatgaatccagaatgtatgacataagctaatgaaatgtcaaatgttaagaggctgtgcgcatttacgcacaaggcataGCACcggtaacttcattaacacggGATCGGGATcagacggtaattcatgttctgtgtttttgctacacacacctacaggtcagctgttaaacacacacattctagatttatatgtttatatggtgaaattgtttgtaataaagcagccccttactgtatggatgaatcctgagctccgtcctgttatttttatttttaaatccgagataagtccacgaccccacttgatctgactgtagatttcacccttaatatcattcagtatcacacaggcatgaatgatattgaagagagagagaaagagagacagagggcaagtgaggagtgagtttgcagcAGTTAATACATGCTtccaaaagacggtatttgctccactatttttgcgtgtggcaaatagcactggcctttgtgaattagacggtttttgcaatgaagcttatttgcatagaaagggtgcaattttgcgcagaatgtatgaatattacctaatttacatgcatgcaaatggcacaggcgcaccatgacactatttgcttggcagcgcagtttgtggtgcaattcgccctttgcgggtgctttgtgaattagacgctctctttttgtctcatttgcaccggtttagcggccgcaaaagccgcgcaatccttttgtggatttggccctatgtGTCTCAAATGAATcatagaggaaacactgttcttGTTCCTCTGATTGATCGGGGGGTTTTTGGGAGGAAAACGCTTCAATACTCCTCATTGAACGGCTGATCagtgaatgttgaaatgttgattctttagaggaAGTAGAACTTGTTGTGGGCTAGTTTTAATCACTAAgtggttttctttatttcatctttatttagagACCATCGCTGCCATTTGTCCATCCAAACTCAAAGTTCAGCTGCAGAAGAAGTACCAGCATGTGTCTGAGGGAATCACTAAAGCAGGAAAGACaacccttctggagcagatctacacggagctctacatcacagagggagggaccggagaggtcaacgacgaacatgaagtcagacagattgaagcagcatccaggaaaccagacggagcagaaacagccatcagacaggaagacatctttaaacccccacctggaagaggacgaccaatcagaacggtgatgatgaagggagtggccggcatcgggaaaacagtcctaacgcagaagttcagtctggactgggctaaaggcagaaccaaccaggacatccagttcctgcttccattcaccttcagagagctgaatgtgctaAGAGAGaaaaagttcagcttggtgaaacttgttcatcacttcttctctgaaaccaaaggaatctgcagctttgaaaagttccaggtcgtgttcatctttgacggtcttgATGAGAGTCGatttcctctggacttccacaacaatgaggtcctgactgatgttacagagtccacctcagtggacgtgctgctgacaaacctcatcagggggaacctgcttccttctgctcgtctctggatcaccacacgacccgcagcagccaatcagatccctcctgagtatgtctccatggtgacggaggtcagagggttcactgacccacagaaggaggactacttcaggaagaagatcagagaagaggagcagaccagcaggatcatctcccacatcaagacatcacggagcctccacatcatgtgccacatcccggtcttctgctggatcactgctgcggtcctggagaacgtcctggagacCAGAGAGGGAGGGCAGCTGCCCAataccctgactgagatgtacatccacttcctggtggtccaggccaaactgaagaaggtcaagtatgacggaggagctgagacggattcacactggagtccagagagcaggaagatggtggagtctctgggaaaactggcttttgagcagctgcagaaaggaaacctgatcttctatgaaccagacctgagagagtgtggcatcgatgtcagagaggcttcagtgtactcaggagtgttcacccagatctttagagaggagagaggcctgtaccaggaccaggtcttctgcttcatccatctgagtgtccaggagtttctggctgctcttcatgtccaccagaccttcatcaagtctggagtcaacctgctggaggaacaaagaaacACCTCCTGGTGGATAAGAGCAGACACTCACCTCTATCAGAGTGCTGTagacaaggccttacagagtccaaacggacacctggacttgttcctgcgcttcctcctgggtctttcactggagaccaatcagaacctcctgcgaggtctgatgacatcaaaccaaagaagttcacagaacaatcagaaaacagttgaatacatcaaggagaagatcagtggggatctgtctgcagagagaagcatcaacctgttccactgtctgaatgaactgaacgatcgGTCTCTGGTGGAGAAGGTCCAACAGTACCTGAGGTCAggacgtctctccacagataaactgtctcctgctcagtggtcggctctggtcttcatcttactgtcatcagaagaagatctggaggtgtttgacctgaagaagttccgagcttcagaggaggctctacggaggctgctgccggtggtccaagcctccaagaaagttctgtaagtaccaacagacatgtagagaaaatccttttCGGGACCTCCACATGAGTTTTTCCTTCATCCGCGGACTTGAAGAAAAACACTGGAGTCAAAGTTCAGCTGGTGTTCCGTCCAAATACTGTGCAGGTCTTTATTGCAAGATTTACAATCAGCACCAATACACATGAGAGCCGGCATGGTCCCGGTACCGACTCTAAAACTTAGTAGATTTCCATTCTTCTTATATACTTTTGAAGGATCTGGGGGCCACGCCCCTGTATCCAACAGTATCCCTCAAAACTTCCCCTCATGTCAATTCGGCCAGTGGTACAGCAATAAATCATTCAACTTCTTGCAACACTATCCACCCTCCCCAGCGTCTTTTTTACCACCATAGGTGTCGTCTCCCACGTCTCGTGTCATTGCTCAAAATCTGGAGATCGTTTTGGCCCTCTCAGGGAGGATTCCCCGAGAGACACTTGTTTATTACTAATCTTGGTGTAAATTGCTCAAACAAAAGCTACCTCTAGACACCTGGTGTGATGTATAACGCTCCTTGTATCAAAGAAAGGGGAGATAATTTTGCACACAGACAgtaatagagagagagagacggaggGGGGGCCTCTCAGTCAAGAGGCCGGTGTGTTTTCTTCACAGACAGTGAGGCCCCTCGCAGGAGACCGGCGTACTTTCTTCAAATCTGAGCTAAGACAGGCAGCATACAACATTCCTATGCATAGAGTTGCAATGATTCTTCACGGTCAccaaagttttaaaaacaacaatgatTATACAAAACTATTACTCTCTACTACAAGGAAGGTGAAGATGGGGaggaaagacacacacacacacccacacacagggagagacacagacggagagagagtcacagagagagacacacacccACACCTGCATCCCTCAGGGGCACACATGCCGGAGAGGTAGAGACGCacactgtccctttttcttcctcccttagCTTAAAGGTCATATAGCTATCATTTTGAAGTAGATGGTTCCCAGTGTTAGATTTCAACCAAATGATTATACATAGATAAAAACAATTCCTCTACAGACACATGTTGGACCTCTGGAGTGGAGGGTACTTCTGACTATGTCTGGTTTTACCTCCAGATTTTGATCAGTTTCTTTCATTTCCAGAGACTTTATTGACACATTGGACCTAAAAGACAAGCAGAACAATTG includes the following:
- the LOC133443642 gene encoding protein NLRC3-like isoform X1, with the translated sequence MDQCEDGEEGVLSSKTSPRGKKRVRESWREEKRRPGPEPGPEPEPEPEPEPEPEHGPEPGPGPEPGPSCVSLKSDRSKGAFIHFKDTQFSPSVRRRPGPEPEPGPGPSCVSLKSDRSKGAFIYFKDPVFSPSVRLDQQSSESPNDPSVQQHQTQLDSIFQLLEDDIVMFVKDELKKIQKVVSPDYPESSESLEEDEDEEQKSIRKTFMKITVKFLRRRKQEKLADLVQSKTIAAICPSKLKVQLQKKYQHVSEGITKAGKTTLLEQIYTELYITEGGTGEVNDEHEVRQIEAASRKPDGAETAIRQEDIFKPPPGRGRPIRTVMMKGVAGIGKTVLTQKFSLDWAKGRTNQDIQFLLPFTFRELNVLREKKFSLVKLVHHFFSETKGICSFEKFQVVFIFDGLDESRFPLDFHNNEVLTDVTESTSVDVLLTNLIRGNLLPSARLWITTRPAAANQIPPEYVSMVTEVRGFTDPQKEDYFRKKIREEEQTSRIISHIKTSRSLHIMCHIPVFCWITAAVLENVLETREGGQLPNTLTEMYIHFLVVQAKLKKVKYDGGAETDSHWSPESRKMVESLGKLAFEQLQKGNLIFYEPDLRECGIDVREASVYSGVFTQIFREERGLYQDQVFCFIHLSVQEFLAALHVHQTFIKSGVNLLEEQRNTSWWIRADTHLYQSAVDKALQSPNGHLDLFLRFLLGLSLETNQNLLRGLMTSNQRSSQNNQKTVEYIKEKISGDLSAERSINLFHCLNELNDRSLVEKVQQYLRSGRLSTDKLSPAQWSALVFILLSSEEDLEVFDLKKFRASEEALRRLLPVVQASKKVLLSGCNLSEDICPLLSSVLSSQSSSLTELDLSNNDLLDSGLEKLCPGLESPHCHLESLRLSGCLISEEGSSSLVSALTSNPSHLRELDLSYNHPGESAGKLRSRREDPRWRLDILRVEPAGQRWLTPGLRKYSCQLTVDTNTVHNKIKLSDDNRMMTHVKDDQSYPDHPDRFDRLPQLLCREVLTGRCYWEVQRTGRVYISVSYRSISKKGDSGDCLFGRNDHSWSLGRYPGGLYHVCHNNNRSIISSSSSSDSGRAAVYVDVPAGTLSFYEVVSDRLILLHTFNTTFTEPLSPGFGIRSWSRSGTWSGSSVTLCPV
- the LOC133443642 gene encoding protein NLRC3-like isoform X2, producing MDQCEDGEEGVLSSKTSPRGKKRVRESWREEKRRRPGPEPEPGPGPSCVSLKSDRSKGAFIYFKDPVFSPSVRLDQQSSESPNDPSVQQHQTQLDSIFQLLEDDIVMFVKDELKKIQKVVSPDYPESSESLEEDEDEEQKSIRKTFMKITVKFLRRRKQEKLADLVQSKTIAAICPSKLKVQLQKKYQHVSEGITKAGKTTLLEQIYTELYITEGGTGEVNDEHEVRQIEAASRKPDGAETAIRQEDIFKPPPGRGRPIRTVMMKGVAGIGKTVLTQKFSLDWAKGRTNQDIQFLLPFTFRELNVLREKKFSLVKLVHHFFSETKGICSFEKFQVVFIFDGLDESRFPLDFHNNEVLTDVTESTSVDVLLTNLIRGNLLPSARLWITTRPAAANQIPPEYVSMVTEVRGFTDPQKEDYFRKKIREEEQTSRIISHIKTSRSLHIMCHIPVFCWITAAVLENVLETREGGQLPNTLTEMYIHFLVVQAKLKKVKYDGGAETDSHWSPESRKMVESLGKLAFEQLQKGNLIFYEPDLRECGIDVREASVYSGVFTQIFREERGLYQDQVFCFIHLSVQEFLAALHVHQTFIKSGVNLLEEQRNTSWWIRADTHLYQSAVDKALQSPNGHLDLFLRFLLGLSLETNQNLLRGLMTSNQRSSQNNQKTVEYIKEKISGDLSAERSINLFHCLNELNDRSLVEKVQQYLRSGRLSTDKLSPAQWSALVFILLSSEEDLEVFDLKKFRASEEALRRLLPVVQASKKVLLSGCNLSEDICPLLSSVLSSQSSSLTELDLSNNDLLDSGLEKLCPGLESPHCHLESLRLSGCLISEEGSSSLVSALTSNPSHLRELDLSYNHPGESAGKLRSRREDPRWRLDILRVEPAGQRWLTPGLRKYSCQLTVDTNTVHNKIKLSDDNRMMTHVKDDQSYPDHPDRFDRLPQLLCREVLTGRCYWEVQRTGRVYISVSYRSISKKGDSGDCLFGRNDHSWSLGRYPGGLYHVCHNNNRSIISSSSSSDSGRAAVYVDVPAGTLSFYEVVSDRLILLHTFNTTFTEPLSPGFGIRSWSRSGTWSGSSVTLCPV